Proteins encoded within one genomic window of Streptomyces taklimakanensis:
- the serC gene encoding phosphoserine transaminase, translating into MADLQIPADLKPADGRFGSGPSKVRPEALSALAATGTSLMGTSHRQAPVKNLVGRVREGVKELFRLPEGYEVVLGNGGSTAFWDIATHGLIETKSQHLSFGEFSSKFAKAAKLAPWLAEPSVISSEPGTHPLPRAEAGVDVYALTHNETSTGVAMPIGRPTGAEDGSLVLVDATSGAGGLPVDIAETDVYYFAPQKSFAADGGLWIGVFSPAALERAERIAASDRHIPAFFDLPTAIDNSRKNQTYNTPAIATLFLLADQLEWINGQGGLEWAAARTADSSSRLYGWAEKSEFATPFVTDPAQRSQVVGTIDFADGVDASAIAKVLRANGIVDTEPYRKLGRNQLRVAMFPAVEPADVEALTACVDHVVERL; encoded by the coding sequence GTGGCCGATCTCCAGATTCCCGCAGACCTCAAGCCCGCCGACGGACGTTTCGGTTCGGGCCCGTCCAAGGTGCGCCCCGAGGCGCTGAGCGCCCTGGCCGCCACCGGCACGTCCCTGATGGGCACCTCACACCGCCAGGCACCGGTGAAGAACCTGGTCGGCCGGGTGCGCGAGGGAGTGAAGGAGCTGTTCCGCCTCCCCGAGGGCTATGAGGTGGTCCTCGGCAACGGCGGCTCCACGGCCTTCTGGGACATCGCGACCCACGGCCTGATCGAGACGAAGTCCCAGCACCTGTCCTTCGGCGAGTTCTCCTCGAAGTTCGCCAAGGCCGCCAAGCTGGCGCCGTGGCTGGCCGAACCGAGCGTGATCTCCTCGGAGCCCGGCACCCACCCGCTGCCGCGCGCCGAGGCGGGCGTGGACGTCTACGCCCTCACCCACAACGAGACCTCCACCGGCGTCGCCATGCCGATCGGGCGGCCCACGGGCGCCGAGGACGGCTCCCTGGTCCTGGTGGACGCCACGTCCGGCGCGGGCGGCCTGCCGGTGGACATCGCCGAGACGGACGTCTACTACTTCGCCCCGCAGAAGTCCTTCGCGGCCGACGGCGGCCTGTGGATCGGCGTGTTCTCCCCGGCGGCGCTGGAGCGCGCCGAGCGGATCGCGGCGAGCGACCGGCACATCCCGGCGTTCTTCGACCTGCCGACCGCCATCGACAACTCCCGCAAGAACCAGACGTACAACACCCCGGCCATCGCCACCCTCTTCCTGCTGGCCGACCAGTTGGAGTGGATCAACGGCCAGGGTGGCCTGGAGTGGGCCGCCGCCCGCACCGCCGACTCCTCCTCGCGGCTGTACGGCTGGGCGGAGAAGTCCGAGTTCGCCACCCCGTTCGTGACCGACCCCGCCCAGCGCTCGCAGGTCGTCGGCACGATCGACTTCGCCGACGGCGTGGACGCCTCGGCGATCGCCAAGGTGCTGCGCGCGAACGGCATCGTGGACACCGAGCCCTACCGCAAGCTGGGCCGCAACCAACTGCGGGTCGCGATGTTCCCGGCCGTCGAGCCGGCGGACGTCGAGGCGCTGACGGCGTGCGTGGACCACGTCGTCGAGCGGCTCTGA
- a CDS encoding pyridoxamine 5'-phosphate oxidase family protein, whose product MTTPGTGLRLFVDEPRVWLATYAPEGAPVGTATAIAVADDRAYVRVPGRSGTAERLRRRPEAEISPATLGGTPAGAPVKVDVRRLTGREARHAARCLARKHPVRGSLVPLGHWAMLDRSVLYELRPVGER is encoded by the coding sequence ATGACCACTCCCGGTACCGGACTGCGTCTCTTCGTCGACGAGCCGCGCGTCTGGCTGGCCACGTACGCCCCCGAGGGGGCGCCGGTGGGCACCGCCACGGCGATCGCCGTGGCGGACGACCGCGCCTACGTGCGCGTGCCCGGCCGGTCGGGCACGGCCGAGCGGCTGCGCCGCCGCCCCGAGGCGGAGATCTCCCCCGCCACCCTCGGCGGCACCCCGGCGGGTGCTCCGGTGAAGGTGGACGTGCGGCGGTTGACCGGCCGCGAGGCCCGGCACGCCGCCCGGTGCCTGGCCCGGAAACACCCGGTGCGGGGTTCGCTGGTGCCGCTGGGGCACTGGGCGATGCTCGACCGGTCGGTGCTGTACGAGCTGCGGCCGGTCGGCGAGCGCTGA
- a CDS encoding ABC transporter permease, with amino-acid sequence MTTAPKPAHRAEPGATTPTSVPVLPDGPERRLYWALADCWTIVRRDLLHLLRQPSIVAWQLGFPIVSVLLFVYVFGSAMDVGAADYESYALPGMFTMTMAFGFMNTAMAVAVDKERGVTDRFRSMPMASSAVVTGRGVSDVLHAALDLLVLAAIALVVGWRSDGGALATLYAFALLLLLRSALIWVGVFIGLLVPNQEAAGNLFALAFPFGMISSVFTPPSMMPDWLGAIAMWNPVSSTANAVRDLFGNPAPVGGSWIEQNAALMAVVWPLVITAVFLPLAVRRFRRLSR; translated from the coding sequence ATGACCACCGCACCGAAACCCGCGCACCGCGCCGAACCCGGGGCGACGACCCCGACGAGCGTCCCCGTCCTCCCCGACGGCCCCGAGCGGCGCCTGTACTGGGCCCTCGCCGACTGCTGGACGATCGTCCGCCGCGACCTGCTGCACCTTCTCCGGCAGCCGTCCATCGTCGCCTGGCAGCTCGGCTTCCCGATCGTCTCGGTGCTGCTGTTCGTCTACGTCTTCGGCAGCGCCATGGACGTGGGCGCGGCGGACTACGAGTCGTACGCGCTGCCCGGCATGTTCACCATGACGATGGCCTTCGGCTTCATGAACACGGCGATGGCCGTCGCGGTCGACAAGGAACGCGGGGTCACCGACCGGTTCCGGTCCATGCCCATGGCCTCCTCCGCGGTGGTCACCGGGCGCGGGGTCTCCGACGTGCTGCACGCCGCGCTGGATCTGCTGGTGCTGGCCGCGATCGCCCTGGTGGTCGGCTGGCGCTCGGACGGCGGGGCGCTCGCCACCCTCTACGCGTTCGCGCTGCTGCTCCTGCTGCGCTCCGCGCTGATCTGGGTCGGGGTGTTCATCGGGCTGCTCGTCCCCAACCAGGAGGCGGCGGGGAACCTGTTCGCGCTCGCCTTCCCGTTCGGCATGATCTCCAGCGTCTTCACCCCGCCGTCGATGATGCCGGACTGGCTGGGCGCCATCGCGATGTGGAACCCGGTCTCCTCCACCGCCAACGCCGTTCGGGACCTCTTCGGCAACCCGGCGCCCGTCGGCGGGAGCTGGATCGAGCAGAACGCCGCCCTGATGGCGGTGGTCTGGCCGCTGGTGATCACGGCCGTCTTCCTGCCCCTGGCGGTGCGGCGCTTCCGGCGGCTGTCGCGCTGA
- a CDS encoding ATP-binding cassette domain-containing protein gives MTTLIGDTGAGRHTEHAVLAEGLVKRYGDKRALDGLDLAVRRGTVHGVLGPNGAGKTTAVRILTTLVRPDAGRATVAGHDVAREPDRVRRGIGLAGQYAAVDEILTGRQNLEMFGRLFHLGARRARQRAGELLERFALTEAADKPLKTYSGGMRRRLDLAAGMILAPEVLFLDEPTTGLDPRSRNEVWDAVRSMAAAGTTVLLTTQYLEEADRLADRVTVIDRGVRIADDTPAALKSAVGGDRVEVVVYDAADVPAAAEVLARVADEGTEPYVDPEERRLHAPVTDRVAALTEAARALQDLGVGVEDIGLRRPTLDEVFLRLTGHRTDAGAEDGHGNGTTGESDTTKERETVA, from the coding sequence ATGACGACACTGATCGGCGACACCGGGGCCGGCCGGCACACGGAGCACGCCGTGCTGGCCGAGGGCCTGGTGAAGAGGTACGGCGACAAGCGGGCCCTGGACGGCCTGGACCTCGCCGTCCGGCGCGGCACGGTGCACGGCGTCCTCGGCCCCAACGGGGCGGGCAAGACCACCGCCGTCCGCATCCTGACCACGCTGGTACGGCCCGACGCCGGGCGCGCCACCGTGGCCGGGCACGACGTGGCGCGCGAACCCGACCGGGTGCGCCGCGGGATCGGGCTGGCGGGGCAGTACGCGGCGGTCGACGAGATCCTCACCGGCCGCCAGAACCTGGAGATGTTCGGCCGGCTGTTCCACCTGGGCGCCCGGCGTGCCCGGCAGCGGGCCGGTGAGCTGCTGGAGCGCTTCGCGCTGACCGAGGCGGCCGACAAGCCGCTCAAGACCTACAGCGGCGGTATGCGGCGCCGCCTGGACCTGGCCGCCGGCATGATCCTCGCGCCCGAGGTGCTCTTCCTGGACGAGCCCACCACCGGTCTGGACCCGCGCAGCCGCAACGAGGTGTGGGACGCGGTGCGCTCCATGGCCGCCGCGGGCACCACGGTGCTGCTCACCACACAGTACCTGGAGGAGGCCGACCGGTTGGCCGACCGCGTCACCGTGATCGACCGCGGTGTGCGCATCGCCGACGACACCCCCGCCGCCCTCAAGAGCGCCGTCGGCGGCGACCGCGTCGAGGTGGTGGTGTACGACGCGGCCGACGTCCCCGCCGCCGCCGAGGTGCTCGCCCGGGTCGCGGACGAGGGGACCGAGCCGTACGTCGATCCCGAGGAGCGCCGCCTCCACGCGCCGGTCACCGACCGGGTGGCCGCCCTCACCGAGGCGGCCCGCGCCCTGCAGGACCTCGGCGTCGGGGTGGAGGACATCGGCCTGCGACGCCCCACCCTGGACGAGGTCTTCCTCCGGCTGACGGGCCACCGGACGGACGCCGGGGCCGAGGACGGCCACGGGAACGGGACGACCGGGGAGTCGGACACGACGAAGGAGAGGGAGACCGTCGCATGA
- a CDS encoding TetR/AcrR family transcriptional regulator, with translation MTTENSDGGYLKRSLELLWGSGERPSRGPKPGLSLERIVDAGVRIADTEGIDALSMRRVAAELGVGAMSLYRYVPGKAELLELMIDRAYRMMPGPDAPRDAGWRTTMRYVAVGNWRMYLAHPWLLQTNLARPVLGPGGMAGFDYALSGLAGLDITDRERMGFIVALDGYVAGCARTHVYAAQAARRTGISDEEFWTAHVPMLEKAMLSGAYPHAAALAEDAFAVPGEKLFEFGLERLLDGLEAFVETGGSPDSGLGRGEGDTGCG, from the coding sequence ATGACGACCGAGAACAGCGACGGCGGCTACCTCAAGCGCAGCCTCGAACTCCTGTGGGGCTCCGGCGAGCGCCCCTCACGCGGCCCCAAGCCGGGCCTGTCCCTGGAACGCATCGTCGACGCGGGGGTGCGCATCGCCGACACCGAGGGGATCGACGCGCTCTCCATGCGCCGCGTCGCCGCCGAGCTGGGCGTCGGCGCGATGTCGCTCTACCGCTACGTGCCCGGCAAGGCGGAGCTGCTGGAGCTGATGATCGACCGGGCCTACCGGATGATGCCCGGCCCCGACGCCCCCCGCGACGCCGGCTGGCGCACGACCATGCGCTACGTGGCCGTCGGCAACTGGCGGATGTACCTGGCCCACCCCTGGCTGCTCCAGACCAACCTGGCGCGCCCGGTCCTCGGCCCCGGCGGCATGGCCGGCTTCGACTACGCCCTGTCGGGACTGGCCGGGCTCGACATCACCGACCGGGAGCGGATGGGCTTCATCGTCGCCCTCGACGGCTACGTGGCCGGCTGCGCCCGCACCCACGTCTACGCGGCCCAGGCCGCGCGGCGGACCGGCATCAGCGACGAGGAGTTCTGGACCGCGCACGTGCCGATGCTGGAGAAGGCGATGCTCAGCGGCGCGTACCCGCACGCGGCCGCCCTCGCCGAGGACGCCTTCGCCGTCCCCGGCGAGAAACTCTTCGAGTTCGGCCTGGAACGCCTGCTGGACGGTCTGGAGGCGTTCGTCGAGACCGGGGGCTCCCCCGACTCCGGGCTGGGCCGCGGCGAGGGCGACACCGGCTGCGGCTGA
- a CDS encoding DUF1772 domain-containing protein, whose product MEALTTLSLLVGTVTTGLMAGLFAGFAYAVMPGLGRGDDRTFATAMRQINRAILNGRFLTCFMGTPVVLGLAVVLLWTGDDRSALPAAVAGLVLYLVVFAVTAAVNVPLNERLDAADAADAADATADTAARQRFERPWVRWNTVRAVASTAALACLAWALVLHGRGTA is encoded by the coding sequence GTGGAAGCGCTCACGACGCTCTCGCTGCTGGTCGGCACGGTGACCACGGGACTGATGGCCGGACTGTTCGCCGGTTTCGCCTACGCGGTGATGCCGGGGCTGGGCCGGGGGGACGACCGCACGTTCGCCACCGCGATGCGACAGATCAACCGGGCGATCCTCAACGGCCGGTTCCTGACGTGCTTCATGGGGACGCCCGTCGTGCTGGGGCTCGCGGTCGTCCTGCTGTGGACCGGGGACGACCGCTCCGCCCTGCCGGCCGCCGTCGCCGGACTGGTCCTGTACCTGGTGGTGTTCGCCGTCACCGCGGCCGTCAACGTCCCGCTCAACGAACGGCTCGACGCCGCCGACGCCGCCGACGCCGCCGACGCCACTGCCGACACCGCCGCGCGGCAGCGCTTCGAGCGGCCCTGGGTCCGCTGGAACACCGTCCGCGCGGTGGCGTCCACCGCCGCCCTCGCCTGCCTGGCCTGGGCCCTGGTGCTGCACGGACGCGGTACGGCCTGA
- a CDS encoding ArsR/SmtB family transcription factor — MSGDASSNDALAGRVAELARRVSELEGRLGSGTGSPGGDKEPVADAYRVLPQLRERLREAARGGVLFAGSVAGPGGERVEWERSAATESVLESDWSELADALGALGQPVRLRLLQALLEGRTAVAELVELDGLGTTGQIYHHLRQLVSAGWLETAGRGHYQVPPTRLVPLLVVITAARH; from the coding sequence ATGAGTGGGGATGCGTCGTCGAACGATGCGTTGGCCGGGCGGGTCGCCGAGTTGGCGCGTCGGGTCTCCGAACTTGAGGGGCGGCTGGGGAGCGGCACGGGAAGCCCGGGGGGCGACAAGGAGCCGGTCGCCGACGCGTACCGGGTGCTGCCGCAGCTCCGGGAGCGGCTGCGGGAGGCGGCACGTGGCGGGGTGCTGTTCGCCGGGTCCGTGGCGGGCCCGGGCGGGGAGCGCGTGGAGTGGGAACGCTCCGCCGCCACCGAGTCGGTGCTGGAGTCCGACTGGTCGGAGCTGGCCGACGCACTGGGTGCGCTGGGGCAACCGGTCCGGCTGCGGCTGCTCCAGGCGCTGCTGGAAGGACGGACCGCGGTCGCCGAACTCGTGGAGCTGGACGGCCTCGGCACCACCGGCCAGATCTACCACCACCTGCGGCAGCTCGTCTCCGCCGGCTGGCTGGAGACGGCGGGCCGCGGGCACTACCAGGTCCCACCGACCCGGCTCGTCCCGCTGTTGGTCGTGATCACCGCGGCCCGCCACTAG
- a CDS encoding MbtH family NRPS accessory protein: MTNPFDDHDASFLVLVNDEGQYSLWPEFADVPAGWTRDFGPDSRAACLEHVETVWTDMRPKSLVAAVGD; this comes from the coding sequence GTGACCAATCCCTTCGACGACCACGACGCGTCCTTCCTGGTGCTGGTCAACGACGAGGGTCAGTACTCGCTCTGGCCCGAGTTCGCCGACGTTCCGGCCGGCTGGACGCGCGACTTCGGCCCCGACAGCCGCGCCGCCTGTCTGGAACACGTCGAGACCGTCTGGACGGACATGCGCCCGAAGTCCCTCGTCGCGGCGGTGGGCGACTGA